One window of Chamaesiphon minutus PCC 6605 genomic DNA carries:
- a CDS encoding phycobilisome linker polypeptide has translation MRMFKVTACVPSQSRIRTQRELQNTYFTKLVPYDSWFREQQRIMKMGGKIIKVQLATGKQGANTGLL, from the coding sequence ATGCGGATGTTCAAAGTCACCGCCTGCGTTCCCAGCCAATCTCGCATCAGAACTCAGCGCGAATTACAAAATACTTATTTTACTAAATTAGTACCTTACGATAGCTGGTTCCGCGAACAACAGCGAATTATGAAAATGGGCGGTAAAATCATTAAAGTTCAATTAGCCACTGGCAAACAGGGTGCTAATACTGGATTACTTTAA